In the Oncorhynchus keta strain PuntledgeMale-10-30-2019 chromosome 14, Oket_V2, whole genome shotgun sequence genome, one interval contains:
- the usp47 gene encoding ubiquitin carboxyl-terminal hydrolase 47 isoform X2 gives MEMVPSEENQLVPKEGMFWSCRQSIFNEMKKRFSQIENASEEPRVLCIVQDTTNAKTVNERLTLNLPASTTLSKLFEDVAHKASYVNGTFDLAWGKTGDMGSLDPSSETSLTESGFEPGKRNFLQLTDKDGEQPQIASDESGTAGSSGLDDSSQERFIGPLPRDGTVGCSSDYSSPSYSYSSILNKSDTGYVGLVNQAMTCYLNSLLQTLFMTPEFRNALYNWEFEESEEDPVTSIPYQLQRLFLLLQTSKKRAIETTDVTRSFGWDSSEAWQQHDVQELCRVMFDALEQKWKQTEQQFSPLTADLINQLYQGKLKDYVRCLECGYESWRIDTYLDIPLVIRPFGASQAYGSVEEALQAFVQPETLDGANQYFCERCKKKCDARKGLRFLHFPYLLTLQLKRFDFDYTTMHRIKLNDRMSFPEELDMGPFIDVEDEKSPQTESCTDSGAENEGSCHSDQMSNDFSADDGVDEGICLDSASSTERVLKPKVPNLNTSSLTFELFSVMVHSGSAAGGHYYACIKSFSDGQWYSFNDQHVSKITQEDIRKTYGGSSGSRGYYSSAFASSTNAYMLIYRLKDPSRNAKYLDCEDFPEHIKHLVQREKESEEQEKRQREIERNTCKIKLFCMHPVKMMAMMENKLEVHKDKTLREATEMAYKLMELDGVVPLDCCRLVKYDEFHEYLERSYEGEDDTPMGLLLGGVKSSYMFDLLLETRRAEQVFQPYKPGEVMVKVHVVDLKTDTIAPPVSIRAYLNQSITEFKQLIAQATELSAETMRVVLERCYNDLRLLYVPNKTLKAEGFFRSNKVFVESSESPDHQVTFTDSLLWKLLDRHGNTIRLFVSLPVQSPGTNRTICQKVGGETEECSEGSKGNRNSVETILEESTEKLKNLSLQQQQGSSTSDSQKSSDTSDFEHIESPSPSQEPDSSSVSAVVAVDNRELENRIRAASGGSGGGAYSDPETQFPGEERSDSEVNNDRSTSSVDSDILSSSHSSDTLCNADSGPIQLANGLDSHSITSSRRSKANEGKKETWDTAEEDSGTDSEYDENGKSKAESYYLYFRAEPYAQEDGSGEGGQKCVLVHVDKRITLSAFKQNLEPFVGVTSTQFKVFRIYANNQEFESVRLNETLSSFSDDNKITIRLGRALKKGEYRVKVYQLLVNDAEPCKFLVDTVFAKGMTVKQSKEELMPQLKDQCKLDLNIDKFRLRKKTWKNPGTVFLDYHVYEEDINISSNWEVFLEVLDGPEKMKSMSQLAVLTRRWTPAQMKLEPFQEVVLESSSVEELKEKLSEISGIPLENLEFAKGRGTFPCDISVLEIHQDLDWNPKVSTLNVWPLYICDDGAVVFYRDSTEEPMEQSEDERNELMKKESSRLLKTGHRVSYSPRKEKALKIYLDGGPVKDPGQD, from the exons ATAGAGAATGCGTCAGAGGAGCCCAGAGTGCTGTGTATAGTCCAGGACACTACCAATGCTAAGACGGTCAACGAGAGGCTCACCCTCAACCTGCCAGCCTCCACTACTCTCTCCAAACTCTTTGAGGATGTGGCCCACAAGGCGAGCTATGTGAACGGCACCTTTGACCTGGCATGGGGCAAGACCGGGGACATG GGGTCGCTGGATCCCAGCAGTGAGACGTCCCTCACTGAGTCTGGGTTCGAGCCCGGGAAGAGGAACTTCCTCCAGCTCACAGACAAGGACGGAGAACAGCCTCAGATTGCATCG GATGAGTCGGGGACAGCGGGCAGCAGTGGTCTGGATGACAGCTCACAGGAGCGCTTCATCGGCCCGCTGCCCAGAGATGGCACGGTGGGCTGCAGCAGCGACTACAGCAGCCCCAGCTATTCCTACTCCTCCATCCTCAACAAGTCTGACACAG GATATGTGGGTTTGGTGAACCAGGCCATGACCTGCTATTTGAACAGCCTTCTACAAACTCTGTTTATGACCCCGGAGTTCAGAAATGCACTGTACAA CTGGGAATTTGAGGAGTCGGAGGAAGACCCGGTCACCAGCATCCCTTACCAGCTACAGAGGCTGTTTTTGCTCCTGCAGACCAGTAAGAAGAGGGCCATCGAGACCACCGACGTGACCCGCAGCTTCGGCTGGGACAGCAGCGAAG CCTGGCAGCAGCATGACGTCCAGGAGCTGTGTAGGGTCATGTTTGATGCCCTGGAGCAGAAATGGAAGCAGACAGAGCAG CAGTTTTCTCCACTTACG GCTGACCTGATTAACCAGCTGTACCAGGGGAAGCTGAAGGACTATGTGCGCTGTCTGGAGTGTGGCTATGAGAGCTGGAGGATCGACACCTACCTGGACATCCCTCTGGTCATCAGACCCTTTGGGGCCAGCCAGGCTTATGGCAGCGTG GAGGAGGCTCTACAGGCCTTCGTCCAGCCAGAGACTCTGGATGGGGCCAACCAGTATTTCTGTGAGCGGTGCAAGAAAAAATGTGATGCCCGTAAG GGGCTTAGGTTTCTGCACTTTCCCTACCTGTTGACTTTGCAGCTGAAGCGTTTTGACTTTGACTACACCACTATGCACCGCATCAAACTCAACGACCGCATGTCCTTCCCTGAGGAGCTGGACATGGGTCCTTTCATTGACGTGGAGGATGAG AAATCTCCTCAAACGGAGAGCTGCACTGACAGCGGGGCAGAGAATGAAGGCAGTTGCCACAGTGACCAGATGAGCAACGACTTCTCGGCAGACGACGGTGTTGATGAGGGCATCTGCCTGGACAGCGCCAGCAGTACTGAGAGGGTCCTGAAGCCAAAGGTACCCAACCTCAACACT AGTTCATTGACCTTTGAGCTGTTCTCGGTCATGGTCCATTCGGGCAGCGCTGCAGGTGGCCACTACTATGCCTGCATTAAGTCCTTCAGCGATGGCCAGTGGTACAGTTTCAACGACCAGCACGTCAGCAAG ATCACCCAGGAAGACATAAGGAAAACATATGGAGGGTCCTCGGGGAGCAGAGGCTATTACTCCAGTGCCTTTGCCAG CTCTACAAATGCGTATATGCTGATTTATAGGTTGAAAGACCCCTCAAGGAATGCAA AGTATCTGGATTGTGAGGACTTCCCTGAGCACATAAAGCATCTGGTCCAGAGGGAGAAGGAGTCTGAGGAGCAGGAGAAAAGACAGAGGGAGATCGAGCGCAATACCTGCAAG ATCAAGCTGTTCTGCATGCATCCGGTGAAGATGATGGCTATGATGGAGAACAAGCTGGAAGTGCACAAGGACAAGACGCTCAGAGAGGCAACAGAGATGGCCTACAAG CTCATGGAACTGGATGGGGTGGTCCCGCTGGACTGCTGTCGCCTGGTCAAGTACGATGAGTTCCATGAGTACCTGGAGCGTTCGTACGAGGGCGAGGACGACACCCCCATGGGGCTGCTGCTGGGCGGGGTCAAGTCCTCCTACATGTTTGACCTGCTGCTGGAGACCCGCAGAGCTGAACAAGTCTTCCAGCCATACAAACCTGGAG AGGTGATGGTGAAGGTTCACGTGGTGGATCTGAAGACGGACACTATCGCCCCTCCCGTCAGCATCAGGGCCTATCTAAACCAGTCAATTACTGAGTTCAAGCAGCTCATTGCACAG GCCACAGAGCTCTCAGCCGAAACCATGCGTGTCGTCCTGGAGCGCTGCTATAATGACCTTCGGCTTCTCTACGTGCCCAACAAGACACTGAAAGCAGAGGGTTTCTTCAGGAGCAACAAG GTTTTTGTGGAAAGCTCTGAATCCCCAGATCACCAGGTCACCTTCACTGATTCCCTCTTGTGGAAACTGCTGGATCGCCATGGGAACACAATCCGCCTGTTTGTCTCGCTGCCTGTGCAATCCCCCGGCACCAACCGAACTATTTGCCAAAAAGTTGGTGGCGAAACTGAGGAGTGCTCTGAGGGGTCAAAGGGCAACAGGAATTCCGTAGAGACCATCCTGGAGGAGAGCACAGAGAAGCTGAAGAACCTGTCCCTCCAGCAGCAGCAGGGCTCCAGCACCAGTGACAGCCAGAAGAGCTCAGACACCAGTGACTTCGAGCACATAgagtccccctcaccctctcagGAACCAGACTCCTCCTCCGTATCTGCTGTTGTTGCAGTCGACAACCGAGAGCTGGAGAACCGGATCCGGGCGGCCAGCGGGGGGAGCGGCGGGGGGGCCTACTCTGACCCAGAAACCCAGTTCCCTGGGGAGGAGCGCTCAGACTCTGAGGTGAACAACGACCGCAGCACGAGCTCAGTGGACAGTGACATCCTGAGCTCCAGCCACAGCAGTGACACGCTGTGCAACGCTGACAGCGGCCCCATTCAGCTGGCCAACGGCCTGGACTCACACAGCATCACCAGCAGCCGCCGCTCCAAGGCCAACGAGGGCAAGAAAGAGACGTGGGACACAGCCGAGGAGGACAGTGGCACGGACAGCGAGTATGACGAGAACGGGAAGAGCAAGGCAGAATCCTATTACCTCTACTTCAGAGCAGAACCATATGCACAGGAGGACGGCTCTGGGGAAGGAGGCCAGAAAT GTGTACTGGTCCACGTGGATAAGAGGATAACTCTGTCAGCATTCAAACAGAACCTGGAGCCTTTCGTGGGGGTCACCTCTACCCAGTTCAAAGTGTTCCGCATCTACGCCAACAACCAGGAGTTTGAGAGTGTACGGCTCAACGagaccctctcctccttctctgacGACAACAAG ATAACCATTCGATTAGGCAGAGCACTGAAGAAGGGCGAGTATCGGGTGAAAGTGTACCAGCTACTAGTGAATGATGCAGAG CCCTGTAAGTTCCTTGTGGACACAGTGTTTGCTAAGGGCATGACTGTGAAACAGTCCAAAGAGGAGCTAATGCCTCAGCTGAAAGACCAATGCAAGCTGGACCTCAACATCGACAA GTTCCGTCTCAGGAAGAAGACGTGGAAGAACCCAGGGACAGTGTTTCTGGACTACCACGTCTACGAGGAGGACATCAACATCTCCAGTAACTGGGAGGTCTTTCTGGAGGTTCTAGATG GACCGGAGAAGATGAAGTCCATGTCCCAGCTGGCTGTGCTCACCCGCCGCTGGACCCCCGCCCAGATGAAGCTGGAGCCCTTCCAGGAAGTGGTTCTGGAGAGCAGCAGTGTGGAGGAACTCAaggaaaag ctcagtGAAATAAGTGGTATTCCTCTTGAAAACCTGGAGTTTGCCAAG GGGCGTGGAACATTTCCTTGTGATATCTCGGTTTTGGAGATCCATCAGGATCTGGACTGGAACCCTAAAGTGTCCACTCTGAATGTGTGGCCTCTGTACATCTGTGATGATGGTGCTGTGGTTTTCTACAG GGACAGCACAGAGGAGCCTATGGAACAGTCGGAAGATGAACGCAATGAGCTGATGAAGAAGGAGAGCAGCCGGCTGCTGAAGACTGGCCACCGGGTCAGTTACTCACCTCGTAAGGAGAAGGCCCTTAAGATCTACCTGGATGGGGGCCCGGTCAAGGACCCGGGGCAGGACTGA
- the usp47 gene encoding ubiquitin carboxyl-terminal hydrolase 47 isoform X8, producing MEMVPSEENQLVPKEIENASEEPRVLCIVQDTTNAKTVNERLTLNLPASTTLSKLFEDVAHKASYVNGTFDLAWGKTGDMGSLDPSSETSLTESGFEPGKRNFLQLTDKDGEQPQIASDESGTAGSSGLDDSSQERFIGPLPRDGTVGCSSDYSSPSYSYSSILNKSDTGYVGLVNQAMTCYLNSLLQTLFMTPEFRNALYNWEFEESEEDPVTSIPYQLQRLFLLLQTSKKRAIETTDVTRSFGWDSSEAWQQHDVQELCRVMFDALEQKWKQTEQADLINQLYQGKLKDYVRCLECGYESWRIDTYLDIPLVIRPFGASQAYGSVEEALQAFVQPETLDGANQYFCERCKKKCDARKGLRFLHFPYLLTLQLKRFDFDYTTMHRIKLNDRMSFPEELDMGPFIDVEDEKSPQTESCTDSGAENEGSCHSDQMSNDFSADDGVDEGICLDSASSTERVLKPKSSLTFELFSVMVHSGSAAGGHYYACIKSFSDGQWYSFNDQHVSKITQEDIRKTYGGSSGSRGYYSSAFASSTNAYMLIYRLKDPSRNAKYLDCEDFPEHIKHLVQREKESEEQEKRQREIERNTCKIKLFCMHPVKMMAMMENKLEVHKDKTLREATEMAYKLMELDGVVPLDCCRLVKYDEFHEYLERSYEGEDDTPMGLLLGGVKSSYMFDLLLETRRAEQVFQPYKPGEVMVKVHVVDLKTDTIAPPVSIRAYLNQSITEFKQLIAQATELSAETMRVVLERCYNDLRLLYVPNKTLKAEGFFRSNKVFVESSESPDHQVTFTDSLLWKLLDRHGNTIRLFVSLPVQSPGTNRTICQKVGGETEECSEGSKGNRNSVETILEESTEKLKNLSLQQQQGSSTSDSQKSSDTSDFEHIESPSPSQEPDSSSVSAVVAVDNRELENRIRAASGGSGGGAYSDPETQFPGEERSDSEVNNDRSTSSVDSDILSSSHSSDTLCNADSGPIQLANGLDSHSITSSRRSKANEGKKETWDTAEEDSGTDSEYDENGKSKAESYYLYFRAEPYAQEDGSGEGGQKCVLVHVDKRITLSAFKQNLEPFVGVTSTQFKVFRIYANNQEFESVRLNETLSSFSDDNKITIRLGRALKKGEYRVKVYQLLVNDAEPCKFLVDTVFAKGMTVKQSKEELMPQLKDQCKLDLNIDKFRLRKKTWKNPGTVFLDYHVYEEDINISSNWEVFLEVLDGPEKMKSMSQLAVLTRRWTPAQMKLEPFQEVVLESSSVEELKEKLSEISGIPLENLEFAKGRGTFPCDISVLEIHQDLDWNPKVSTLNVWPLYICDDGAVVFYRDSTEEPMEQSEDERNELMKKESSRLLKTGHRVSYSPRKEKALKIYLDGGPVKDPGQD from the exons ATAGAGAATGCGTCAGAGGAGCCCAGAGTGCTGTGTATAGTCCAGGACACTACCAATGCTAAGACGGTCAACGAGAGGCTCACCCTCAACCTGCCAGCCTCCACTACTCTCTCCAAACTCTTTGAGGATGTGGCCCACAAGGCGAGCTATGTGAACGGCACCTTTGACCTGGCATGGGGCAAGACCGGGGACATG GGGTCGCTGGATCCCAGCAGTGAGACGTCCCTCACTGAGTCTGGGTTCGAGCCCGGGAAGAGGAACTTCCTCCAGCTCACAGACAAGGACGGAGAACAGCCTCAGATTGCATCG GATGAGTCGGGGACAGCGGGCAGCAGTGGTCTGGATGACAGCTCACAGGAGCGCTTCATCGGCCCGCTGCCCAGAGATGGCACGGTGGGCTGCAGCAGCGACTACAGCAGCCCCAGCTATTCCTACTCCTCCATCCTCAACAAGTCTGACACAG GATATGTGGGTTTGGTGAACCAGGCCATGACCTGCTATTTGAACAGCCTTCTACAAACTCTGTTTATGACCCCGGAGTTCAGAAATGCACTGTACAA CTGGGAATTTGAGGAGTCGGAGGAAGACCCGGTCACCAGCATCCCTTACCAGCTACAGAGGCTGTTTTTGCTCCTGCAGACCAGTAAGAAGAGGGCCATCGAGACCACCGACGTGACCCGCAGCTTCGGCTGGGACAGCAGCGAAG CCTGGCAGCAGCATGACGTCCAGGAGCTGTGTAGGGTCATGTTTGATGCCCTGGAGCAGAAATGGAAGCAGACAGAGCAG GCTGACCTGATTAACCAGCTGTACCAGGGGAAGCTGAAGGACTATGTGCGCTGTCTGGAGTGTGGCTATGAGAGCTGGAGGATCGACACCTACCTGGACATCCCTCTGGTCATCAGACCCTTTGGGGCCAGCCAGGCTTATGGCAGCGTG GAGGAGGCTCTACAGGCCTTCGTCCAGCCAGAGACTCTGGATGGGGCCAACCAGTATTTCTGTGAGCGGTGCAAGAAAAAATGTGATGCCCGTAAG GGGCTTAGGTTTCTGCACTTTCCCTACCTGTTGACTTTGCAGCTGAAGCGTTTTGACTTTGACTACACCACTATGCACCGCATCAAACTCAACGACCGCATGTCCTTCCCTGAGGAGCTGGACATGGGTCCTTTCATTGACGTGGAGGATGAG AAATCTCCTCAAACGGAGAGCTGCACTGACAGCGGGGCAGAGAATGAAGGCAGTTGCCACAGTGACCAGATGAGCAACGACTTCTCGGCAGACGACGGTGTTGATGAGGGCATCTGCCTGGACAGCGCCAGCAGTACTGAGAGGGTCCTGAAGCCAAAG AGTTCATTGACCTTTGAGCTGTTCTCGGTCATGGTCCATTCGGGCAGCGCTGCAGGTGGCCACTACTATGCCTGCATTAAGTCCTTCAGCGATGGCCAGTGGTACAGTTTCAACGACCAGCACGTCAGCAAG ATCACCCAGGAAGACATAAGGAAAACATATGGAGGGTCCTCGGGGAGCAGAGGCTATTACTCCAGTGCCTTTGCCAG CTCTACAAATGCGTATATGCTGATTTATAGGTTGAAAGACCCCTCAAGGAATGCAA AGTATCTGGATTGTGAGGACTTCCCTGAGCACATAAAGCATCTGGTCCAGAGGGAGAAGGAGTCTGAGGAGCAGGAGAAAAGACAGAGGGAGATCGAGCGCAATACCTGCAAG ATCAAGCTGTTCTGCATGCATCCGGTGAAGATGATGGCTATGATGGAGAACAAGCTGGAAGTGCACAAGGACAAGACGCTCAGAGAGGCAACAGAGATGGCCTACAAG CTCATGGAACTGGATGGGGTGGTCCCGCTGGACTGCTGTCGCCTGGTCAAGTACGATGAGTTCCATGAGTACCTGGAGCGTTCGTACGAGGGCGAGGACGACACCCCCATGGGGCTGCTGCTGGGCGGGGTCAAGTCCTCCTACATGTTTGACCTGCTGCTGGAGACCCGCAGAGCTGAACAAGTCTTCCAGCCATACAAACCTGGAG AGGTGATGGTGAAGGTTCACGTGGTGGATCTGAAGACGGACACTATCGCCCCTCCCGTCAGCATCAGGGCCTATCTAAACCAGTCAATTACTGAGTTCAAGCAGCTCATTGCACAG GCCACAGAGCTCTCAGCCGAAACCATGCGTGTCGTCCTGGAGCGCTGCTATAATGACCTTCGGCTTCTCTACGTGCCCAACAAGACACTGAAAGCAGAGGGTTTCTTCAGGAGCAACAAG GTTTTTGTGGAAAGCTCTGAATCCCCAGATCACCAGGTCACCTTCACTGATTCCCTCTTGTGGAAACTGCTGGATCGCCATGGGAACACAATCCGCCTGTTTGTCTCGCTGCCTGTGCAATCCCCCGGCACCAACCGAACTATTTGCCAAAAAGTTGGTGGCGAAACTGAGGAGTGCTCTGAGGGGTCAAAGGGCAACAGGAATTCCGTAGAGACCATCCTGGAGGAGAGCACAGAGAAGCTGAAGAACCTGTCCCTCCAGCAGCAGCAGGGCTCCAGCACCAGTGACAGCCAGAAGAGCTCAGACACCAGTGACTTCGAGCACATAgagtccccctcaccctctcagGAACCAGACTCCTCCTCCGTATCTGCTGTTGTTGCAGTCGACAACCGAGAGCTGGAGAACCGGATCCGGGCGGCCAGCGGGGGGAGCGGCGGGGGGGCCTACTCTGACCCAGAAACCCAGTTCCCTGGGGAGGAGCGCTCAGACTCTGAGGTGAACAACGACCGCAGCACGAGCTCAGTGGACAGTGACATCCTGAGCTCCAGCCACAGCAGTGACACGCTGTGCAACGCTGACAGCGGCCCCATTCAGCTGGCCAACGGCCTGGACTCACACAGCATCACCAGCAGCCGCCGCTCCAAGGCCAACGAGGGCAAGAAAGAGACGTGGGACACAGCCGAGGAGGACAGTGGCACGGACAGCGAGTATGACGAGAACGGGAAGAGCAAGGCAGAATCCTATTACCTCTACTTCAGAGCAGAACCATATGCACAGGAGGACGGCTCTGGGGAAGGAGGCCAGAAAT GTGTACTGGTCCACGTGGATAAGAGGATAACTCTGTCAGCATTCAAACAGAACCTGGAGCCTTTCGTGGGGGTCACCTCTACCCAGTTCAAAGTGTTCCGCATCTACGCCAACAACCAGGAGTTTGAGAGTGTACGGCTCAACGagaccctctcctccttctctgacGACAACAAG ATAACCATTCGATTAGGCAGAGCACTGAAGAAGGGCGAGTATCGGGTGAAAGTGTACCAGCTACTAGTGAATGATGCAGAG CCCTGTAAGTTCCTTGTGGACACAGTGTTTGCTAAGGGCATGACTGTGAAACAGTCCAAAGAGGAGCTAATGCCTCAGCTGAAAGACCAATGCAAGCTGGACCTCAACATCGACAA GTTCCGTCTCAGGAAGAAGACGTGGAAGAACCCAGGGACAGTGTTTCTGGACTACCACGTCTACGAGGAGGACATCAACATCTCCAGTAACTGGGAGGTCTTTCTGGAGGTTCTAGATG GACCGGAGAAGATGAAGTCCATGTCCCAGCTGGCTGTGCTCACCCGCCGCTGGACCCCCGCCCAGATGAAGCTGGAGCCCTTCCAGGAAGTGGTTCTGGAGAGCAGCAGTGTGGAGGAACTCAaggaaaag ctcagtGAAATAAGTGGTATTCCTCTTGAAAACCTGGAGTTTGCCAAG GGGCGTGGAACATTTCCTTGTGATATCTCGGTTTTGGAGATCCATCAGGATCTGGACTGGAACCCTAAAGTGTCCACTCTGAATGTGTGGCCTCTGTACATCTGTGATGATGGTGCTGTGGTTTTCTACAG GGACAGCACAGAGGAGCCTATGGAACAGTCGGAAGATGAACGCAATGAGCTGATGAAGAAGGAGAGCAGCCGGCTGCTGAAGACTGGCCACCGGGTCAGTTACTCACCTCGTAAGGAGAAGGCCCTTAAGATCTACCTGGATGGGGGCCCGGTCAAGGACCCGGGGCAGGACTGA